One genomic region from Marinobacter szutsaonensis encodes:
- a CDS encoding phosphoribosyltransferase, translating to MELPIPDRVSAGQTLAKAMENYRDRQDLLVLALPRGGVPVAYELAEALHAPMDLMLVRKLGTPGQRELAMGAIASGGIRVLNDDLVSYLHISEQTLEQVVAMEQKELERREQAYRGDRPRPEIEGKCVILVDDGIATGATMRVAIKALRGQQPKELVVAVPVAPADTIETLRNEADDVVCLATPEPFTAIGLWYVDFGQVSDEEVTKQLAKAWAKES from the coding sequence ATGGAACTGCCAATCCCGGACCGTGTTTCGGCGGGCCAGACCCTGGCGAAAGCCATGGAAAACTATCGCGATCGTCAAGATCTGCTTGTTCTGGCGCTGCCACGCGGTGGTGTCCCGGTGGCCTACGAACTGGCCGAGGCATTGCATGCTCCCATGGACCTGATGCTGGTTCGAAAACTGGGTACCCCGGGACAGCGGGAACTGGCCATGGGCGCAATAGCCAGCGGAGGCATTCGTGTGCTCAACGACGATTTGGTGTCGTATCTGCATATATCCGAACAGACACTCGAACAGGTCGTGGCCATGGAACAGAAGGAATTGGAGCGCAGGGAGCAGGCCTACCGCGGTGATCGCCCGCGGCCCGAAATTGAGGGTAAGTGCGTAATTCTGGTCGATGACGGTATCGCCACCGGCGCGACCATGCGCGTGGCCATCAAGGCACTGCGCGGGCAGCAGCCCAAAGAATTGGTGGTCGCCGTCCCCGTGGCCCCTGCGGATACCATCGAAACACTGCGCAACGAGGCCGACGACGTGGTCTGCCTGGCCACGCCCGAACCATTTACGGCCATCGGTTTATGGTACGTGGACTTTGGCCAGGTCTCCGATGAGGAGGTGACGAAGCAGTTGGCCAAGGCCTGGGCCAAGGAGAGCTGA
- the ppsA gene encoding phosphoenolpyruvate synthase codes for MTTNVLVRPLADLRRTDTAIVGGKNASLGEMIGALRESGIRVPGGFATTADAYWVFIKENSLAEPLADELGALKKDKSNLAAVGKGVRKMILDAEFPPPLAEAILRAYHEMAGRSAGKLASVAVRSSATAEDLPEASFAGQLETFLNVRGDKALLEACKKCFASLFTDRAIIYRENHGFDHMEVALSVGIQEMVRSDKAGSGVMFSIDTETGFPRTVLIDGAWGLGETVVQGMVEPDEYLVFKPLLEDPSLRPIIAKTLGAKEKKMVYARGSASTSKLVDTSRKERTLFVLGDDEVMQLAHWACAIELHYGQPMDMEWAKDGESGELFIVQARPETVQSRRETGMLRRFHLNQKGRELVRGQAIGDSIASGEVCRLNSAKEIGQFKEGAVLVTGTTDPDWVPIMKKASAIVTDHGGRTSHAAIVSRELGLTAIVGGGDATKVLEDGQEVTVSCAEGSEGRVYEGILDFDVREIATAEIPKTYTRIMLNLANPSAALRWWSLPADGVGLARMEFIIGNQIKIHPMALVRFDELSDKKARRLITELTKGYDDKCEFFVDTLARGMACIAAARHPDPVIVRMSDFKTNEYADLIGGGQFEPKEENPMLGWRGASRYYSEEYREGFALECRAVRRAREEIGLKNIVIMIPFCRTIDEADNVLKVLADNGLVRGREGLEIYVMAELPANVFLAGEFAERFDGFSIGSNDLTQLVLGIDRDSDRLSGLFDEQNPALKSAISQLLTSARKSGVHTGLCGQAPSDHPEFAAFLVEQGIESISVSPDSFLNVKTIVADAEGRQKREKGSTLPPSP; via the coding sequence ATGACGACCAATGTGCTGGTACGCCCGCTTGCCGACCTGCGCCGGACGGACACAGCTATTGTCGGCGGCAAGAACGCCTCGCTCGGCGAAATGATTGGCGCGCTCCGGGAATCGGGTATCCGCGTGCCGGGTGGATTTGCAACGACGGCCGATGCCTATTGGGTTTTCATCAAGGAAAACAGCCTGGCTGAACCGCTCGCCGACGAACTCGGTGCGCTCAAGAAAGACAAGAGCAACCTGGCCGCGGTTGGCAAAGGCGTGCGAAAAATGATACTCGATGCTGAGTTCCCGCCCCCGCTGGCCGAGGCGATTCTGCGCGCCTATCACGAGATGGCTGGCCGCAGCGCAGGCAAACTCGCCAGCGTGGCGGTGCGCAGTAGCGCGACCGCGGAGGACCTGCCCGAGGCAAGCTTCGCCGGCCAGCTCGAAACCTTCCTCAACGTTCGCGGCGACAAGGCTTTGCTCGAGGCCTGCAAAAAGTGTTTCGCCTCCCTGTTCACGGACCGGGCCATCATCTATCGGGAAAATCATGGTTTTGACCACATGGAAGTCGCACTTTCGGTGGGCATTCAGGAAATGGTCCGCTCTGACAAGGCCGGTTCTGGCGTTATGTTCTCCATCGACACTGAAACCGGGTTTCCCCGTACCGTGCTCATCGACGGTGCCTGGGGTCTGGGCGAGACTGTGGTGCAGGGCATGGTGGAGCCGGACGAGTATCTGGTTTTCAAACCGTTACTCGAGGATCCTTCGCTCCGACCGATTATCGCGAAGACCTTGGGTGCCAAGGAGAAAAAGATGGTGTACGCCAGAGGCAGCGCCTCCACGTCCAAGCTGGTGGACACAAGCCGGAAGGAACGCACCTTGTTCGTGTTGGGCGATGACGAAGTCATGCAGCTCGCCCACTGGGCCTGTGCCATCGAATTGCACTACGGCCAGCCCATGGATATGGAGTGGGCGAAGGATGGCGAGTCGGGTGAGCTATTCATCGTGCAGGCCCGCCCCGAAACCGTGCAATCGCGCCGCGAGACCGGCATGCTCAGGCGTTTCCACCTCAATCAAAAAGGGCGAGAGCTTGTTCGCGGTCAGGCGATCGGTGACTCCATCGCCTCCGGCGAAGTCTGTCGCCTGAACAGCGCGAAGGAGATAGGCCAGTTCAAGGAAGGTGCGGTACTGGTAACGGGAACGACCGATCCGGATTGGGTGCCAATCATGAAGAAGGCTTCGGCGATAGTCACCGACCATGGCGGGCGCACCAGTCACGCCGCGATTGTCAGCCGGGAACTGGGCCTGACCGCTATCGTGGGGGGAGGCGATGCAACGAAGGTATTGGAGGATGGCCAGGAGGTTACCGTCTCCTGCGCCGAGGGCTCGGAGGGGCGGGTCTACGAGGGAATCCTGGATTTCGATGTACGCGAGATCGCCACGGCAGAGATCCCGAAGACCTATACCCGCATCATGTTGAATCTGGCGAATCCTTCTGCCGCCCTGCGTTGGTGGAGCCTGCCGGCTGACGGGGTGGGTCTGGCGCGCATGGAGTTCATCATCGGTAATCAGATCAAGATCCACCCGATGGCCCTCGTCCGATTCGACGAGCTCTCGGACAAGAAGGCCCGTCGCCTGATCACCGAGCTGACAAAGGGGTATGACGACAAGTGCGAGTTTTTCGTCGATACCCTCGCCCGCGGCATGGCCTGTATCGCTGCCGCCCGCCACCCCGATCCGGTCATCGTCCGCATGAGCGACTTCAAAACCAACGAATACGCGGATCTGATCGGCGGTGGCCAGTTCGAACCCAAGGAGGAAAACCCCATGCTCGGCTGGCGCGGCGCGAGCCGCTATTACAGCGAGGAGTATCGTGAGGGCTTCGCGCTCGAATGCCGCGCTGTGCGCAGGGCTCGGGAGGAGATAGGCCTGAAGAACATTGTCATCATGATCCCCTTCTGCCGAACGATCGACGAAGCGGACAATGTCCTCAAGGTGTTGGCCGATAACGGTCTGGTCCGGGGGCGGGAGGGTCTCGAGATCTATGTTATGGCGGAATTGCCCGCCAATGTCTTCCTCGCGGGGGAATTCGCGGAGCGATTCGACGGGTTTTCCATCGGCTCGAATGATCTGACCCAGCTCGTGCTGGGCATCGATCGTGACAGTGACCGGCTGAGCGGGCTGTTCGACGAGCAGAACCCGGCGTTAAAATCGGCCATCTCGCAGCTACTCACCAGCGCGCGCAAGAGCGGGGTCCACACTGGTCTCTGTGGCCAGGCGCCGAGCGATCACCCCGAGTTCGCCGCCTTCCTGGTGGAGCAAGGCATAGAAAGCATCTCCGTGAGTCCGGATAGTTTTCTCAACGTAAAGACCATCGTTGCCGACGCTGAAGGCAGGCAGAAGAGGGAGAAGGGCAGTACATTGCCTCCATCTCCCTGA
- a CDS encoding phosphoketolase family protein has translation MMDRQSRVPNKKRNGLPALTSDELARLDAWWRAANYLSVGQIYLLDNPLLHEPLTIEHVKPRLLGHWGTTPGLNFIYAHLNRIITAQDLNMIYIAGPGHGGPGLAANTWLEGSFSEQYPDVPQNDEGMKQLFRQFSFPGGIGSHVTPEIPGSIHEGGELGYSLSHAFGAAFDNPELIVACVIGDGEAETGPLATAWHSNKFLNPVTDGAVLPILHLNGYKIANPTLLARIPHAELESLLIGYGYQPYFVEGEDPQKMHQLMAATLDAVISDIEAIQRAARSNGVTSRPRWPMIVLRTPKGWTGPKEVDGKKIEGFWRSHQVPFGEIAANPGYLKLLEEWLLSYRPAELFDKQGALKPELAALAPRGSRRMGDNPHANGGLLLKDLRLPDFREYAVAVPGPGAIEAEATRVMGVFLRDVMRRNGERRNFRVFGPDETASNRLGALFEVTGRAWMAETLPEDEDLARDGRVMEILSEHTCQGWLEGYLLTGRHGLFSCYEAFIHIVDSMFNQHAKWLKTCRQIPWRRPIASLNYLLTSHVWRQDHNGFSHQDPGFIDHVVNKKADVIRVYLPPDANTLLYVTDKCLRSHNLVNVIVAGKQKQPQWLDMDTAIKHGSAGIGIWEWAGTDVGGEPDVVLGCAGDVPTIEVLAAVDILRRKLPDLKVRVVNVVDLMTLQSQEEHPHGLSDRDFDTLFTTDKPIVFAYHGYPWLIHRLTYRRTNHRNLHVRGYKEEGTTTTPFDMAVLNDLDRFHLVMDVIDRVPGLGYRAASLRQHMRDKRTEHRHYIRAYGQDMPEIREWQWTHASGDKS, from the coding sequence ATGATGGACCGCCAAAGCCGGGTACCCAACAAGAAGCGCAACGGGTTGCCCGCACTGACCAGCGACGAGCTCGCGCGGCTCGACGCCTGGTGGCGCGCAGCGAATTATCTTTCCGTCGGGCAGATCTATCTGCTTGATAACCCCCTGTTGCATGAGCCCCTGACGATCGAACATGTCAAGCCGCGGCTGCTTGGCCACTGGGGTACGACCCCGGGGCTAAATTTCATCTATGCCCATCTCAACCGTATTATCACGGCGCAGGATCTCAATATGATCTACATCGCCGGGCCCGGCCATGGCGGCCCGGGGCTGGCCGCCAATACCTGGCTCGAGGGCAGCTTCAGCGAGCAATATCCCGACGTGCCGCAGAATGACGAAGGCATGAAGCAGCTGTTTCGCCAGTTCTCCTTCCCCGGCGGCATCGGCAGCCATGTCACGCCGGAGATCCCGGGTTCAATCCACGAGGGGGGCGAACTCGGCTATTCGCTATCACACGCCTTTGGCGCAGCGTTTGACAACCCTGAGCTGATTGTCGCTTGCGTCATCGGCGACGGAGAGGCCGAGACCGGGCCGCTGGCGACCGCCTGGCACTCCAACAAGTTTCTCAACCCCGTTACCGATGGTGCGGTGCTGCCGATCCTGCATCTCAATGGCTACAAGATCGCCAATCCGACGCTGCTGGCACGCATCCCGCACGCAGAGCTGGAGAGCTTGCTCATCGGTTACGGTTATCAGCCTTACTTTGTCGAGGGTGAGGATCCGCAGAAAATGCACCAGTTGATGGCCGCGACCCTGGACGCGGTGATCAGCGATATCGAAGCGATCCAGCGGGCGGCGCGCTCAAACGGCGTCACGTCCCGGCCGCGCTGGCCGATGATAGTGCTGCGCACGCCCAAGGGCTGGACCGGGCCAAAAGAGGTCGACGGCAAAAAAATAGAGGGCTTCTGGCGTTCGCACCAGGTACCGTTCGGCGAGATCGCCGCCAACCCCGGCTATCTCAAACTGCTCGAAGAGTGGCTGCTGAGCTATCGGCCCGCGGAGCTGTTCGATAAGCAAGGCGCGCTCAAGCCCGAGCTGGCAGCCCTGGCACCGCGCGGATCACGCCGCATGGGCGACAACCCGCATGCCAACGGCGGTCTGCTGCTGAAGGATCTGCGTCTGCCCGATTTTCGTGAGTACGCTGTGGCAGTGCCGGGCCCCGGCGCGATCGAGGCTGAGGCCACGCGCGTCATGGGCGTCTTCCTGCGCGACGTAATGAGGCGCAACGGCGAGCGCCGAAACTTCCGTGTGTTCGGGCCGGACGAGACCGCCTCCAATCGTCTCGGCGCGCTGTTCGAGGTGACCGGTCGCGCGTGGATGGCGGAAACCCTGCCGGAGGACGAGGATCTGGCGCGGGACGGGCGGGTGATGGAGATCCTTTCCGAGCACACCTGTCAGGGCTGGCTTGAGGGCTACCTGCTCACCGGTCGGCATGGTCTGTTTTCCTGCTATGAGGCCTTCATCCACATCGTCGATTCGATGTTCAACCAGCACGCAAAGTGGCTTAAGACCTGTCGCCAGATTCCCTGGCGTCGGCCGATCGCCTCGCTCAATTACCTGCTCACCTCCCATGTCTGGCGCCAGGATCACAACGGCTTTTCTCACCAGGATCCGGGTTTTATCGATCACGTGGTCAACAAGAAGGCTGATGTAATCCGTGTGTACCTGCCGCCAGATGCCAACACCCTGCTGTATGTGACCGACAAGTGCCTGCGCTCGCACAATTTGGTGAATGTGATCGTCGCAGGAAAGCAGAAGCAGCCGCAATGGCTGGATATGGATACTGCGATCAAACACGGCAGCGCCGGCATCGGCATCTGGGAGTGGGCCGGCACCGACGTCGGTGGCGAGCCGGATGTGGTGCTGGGCTGTGCGGGCGATGTACCCACCATCGAGGTACTGGCGGCGGTCGACATCCTGCGCCGGAAGTTACCGGACCTCAAGGTACGCGTGGTGAACGTGGTGGACCTGATGACGCTGCAGTCACAGGAGGAGCACCCGCATGGGCTGTCGGACCGTGACTTCGATACCCTGTTTACCACCGACAAGCCGATCGTGTTCGCTTACCACGGCTATCCCTGGCTGATTCATCGCCTCACCTACCGGCGTACCAACCATCGCAACCTGCATGTGCGTGGCTACAAGGAAGAGGGTACCACCACCACCCCGTTCGACATGGCAGTGCTCAACGACCTTGACCGCTTTCACCTGGTTATGGATGTGATCGATCGCGTGCCCGGGCTCGGATACCGCGCGGCGTCACTGCGTCAGCACATGCGCGACAAGCGCACAGAACACCGCCACTACATCCGCGCATACGGCCAGGACATGCCGGAGATCCGCGAGTGGCAGTGGACACACGCGAGTGGGGATAAATCATGA
- the tal gene encoding transaldolase: MTKLPILHSEYGQSIWLDYIDRNLLLRGGLEALIEQGLRGVTSNPTIFLKAIKDSDDYDDAIRDLLQADHEMDDVTLYQWLAIQDVQMAADVLEPVYVSSDGTDGFVSLEVSPHLAFDTYATVEAARHLWHSVDRPNLMIKVPATMAGLPAIEHLIAEGINVNATLLFSVERYKAVAEAYMRGLSLNPHPEKVASVASFFVSRVDTKVDAALDKIGTPEAESLKGCIAIANAKSAYQYFRETIDSEQYKSQRRRGARPQRPLWASTSTKNPKYSNLLYVEQLIGADTVNTVTPETLDAFQADGELRGTLESGIRTAKRQLDSLDALGIDLDRITQELEQEGVRKFADSYDQLLAALKNKRLLVAKHYADK; encoded by the coding sequence ATGACGAAACTTCCCATACTTCACAGCGAATATGGTCAGTCCATTTGGCTGGATTACATTGATCGGAATCTGTTGCTGAGGGGCGGGCTCGAGGCATTGATCGAACAGGGACTGCGCGGTGTCACCAGCAACCCCACCATATTCCTCAAGGCGATTAAGGATAGCGACGATTACGACGACGCGATCCGGGACCTGTTGCAAGCCGATCATGAGATGGATGATGTCACCCTCTATCAGTGGCTTGCCATCCAGGATGTGCAAATGGCGGCGGATGTCCTTGAACCGGTCTATGTTAGCAGCGATGGAACAGACGGTTTCGTCAGCCTGGAGGTGTCTCCCCATCTCGCCTTTGATACTTATGCCACGGTTGAGGCCGCGCGTCATCTGTGGCACTCCGTGGATCGACCGAATCTCATGATCAAGGTGCCTGCGACCATGGCGGGTCTGCCGGCAATTGAGCACCTTATTGCCGAGGGCATCAACGTTAATGCAACGTTGTTGTTTTCAGTCGAGCGCTACAAGGCTGTGGCAGAGGCTTATATGCGAGGGCTCTCGCTGAATCCTCATCCGGAAAAGGTTGCCTCGGTCGCCTCATTTTTTGTCAGCCGGGTGGATACCAAGGTGGATGCTGCCCTGGACAAAATCGGTACGCCGGAGGCCGAGAGTCTGAAGGGCTGCATCGCCATAGCGAACGCCAAGTCGGCATACCAGTATTTCAGGGAAACAATCGATTCCGAGCAGTACAAGTCACAGCGCCGGCGCGGCGCTCGTCCACAACGACCGCTCTGGGCCAGTACCAGCACCAAGAACCCCAAATACTCGAACTTGCTTTATGTAGAGCAGTTGATCGGTGCTGACACGGTGAACACTGTGACACCTGAGACTCTGGATGCATTTCAGGCCGATGGTGAGCTGCGGGGCACACTGGAAAGCGGCATCAGGACCGCAAAACGGCAACTCGACTCATTGGATGCGCTCGGGATCGACCTGGACCGGATAACGCAGGAGCTGGAACAAGAAGGGGTTCGAAAGTTTGCGGATTCCTACGATCAGTTGCTGGCGGCGCTGAAGAATAAACGCCTCTTAGTGGCCAAGCATTACGCAGATAAATGA
- the ligA gene encoding NAD-dependent DNA ligase LigA, producing the protein MDFKDKPNTRFKSVDTLNKKQAAEEISALREGINYHDYLYYVENSPKISDSVYDKLFQRLEALEAAFPGLKTPDSPTFRVGAEPVSKLDKIEHKAPLLSLEATLEQDDIESFLKAARKQAHKKSITYMLEPKFDGLSVEVVYRHGHFEYGATRGNGEVGEDISHNLKTIRALPLSLQHLDNTPALLAVRGEVFMPQKGFTALNKQRVERGDEPFANPRNAAAGLMRQFESRHVADKPLDIFFYEILASDGDLPSTHQDVLERLSHWGLKSCPLNKTASTFGQIEKYHHKLAGQRDDIDYEIDGIVIKIDDHGLREALGTRERSPRWALAWKFEPREEVTMVEDIVVQVGRTGILTPVALLQPVDVGGVTVSRATLHNEDEVHRKDIRRGDRVRVIRAGDVIPEVKERIKQPGKKRGKPFHMPKHCPVCDARVAREGAYYLCTAGLSCAAQLTGRIQHYAARNAMDINHLGAKSAAELVTHGLVQDLADLYTLDLKGIEHLEGFATKSANQLQNAIQERKEPRLDRFLFALGIRHVGRHIARVLATKFRTLDRLANAETQEIAQIPGIGEEIATSVANFFSDKKNQSVLNRLKKAGLKIQPMPKRREHPLTGKTFVFTGSLDGFTRDEAKEQVEALGARATSSVSDETDFIVVGKNPGNKLDEAEKLGVKRINEATFQEILDES; encoded by the coding sequence ATGGACTTCAAAGACAAGCCCAATACCAGATTCAAAAGTGTCGACACGCTAAACAAGAAACAGGCTGCAGAAGAGATCAGCGCCCTGCGCGAGGGTATCAATTATCACGACTATCTCTACTATGTGGAAAATTCGCCGAAAATCTCCGATTCGGTATACGACAAGCTGTTTCAGCGGCTTGAGGCACTGGAGGCGGCTTTCCCTGGCCTCAAAACGCCCGATTCCCCTACCTTCCGTGTCGGCGCCGAGCCCGTCAGCAAGCTGGATAAGATCGAGCACAAAGCTCCGTTACTCAGTTTGGAGGCCACGCTCGAACAGGATGACATCGAATCTTTTTTGAAAGCGGCGCGCAAACAGGCACATAAAAAATCCATCACATACATGCTGGAACCCAAGTTCGATGGCTTATCCGTTGAAGTCGTCTACAGGCACGGCCACTTCGAATATGGGGCCACCCGCGGCAACGGCGAAGTAGGCGAGGATATCTCCCATAACCTAAAGACCATCCGTGCGCTCCCCCTTTCGCTACAGCACCTGGATAACACACCCGCTTTGCTCGCCGTGCGCGGTGAAGTCTTCATGCCCCAAAAAGGCTTCACCGCCTTGAACAAGCAACGTGTGGAACGTGGTGACGAGCCGTTCGCCAATCCCCGCAATGCAGCCGCCGGCTTGATGCGCCAGTTCGAATCCCGCCATGTAGCGGACAAGCCCCTCGACATCTTTTTTTATGAGATTTTGGCCAGTGATGGTGACTTACCGTCGACTCATCAGGACGTATTGGAACGGCTGTCCCATTGGGGATTGAAAAGTTGTCCATTGAACAAAACCGCCTCCACCTTCGGGCAAATCGAAAAATACCATCACAAGCTTGCCGGGCAGCGCGACGATATCGACTATGAGATCGATGGTATCGTGATCAAGATAGACGACCATGGACTGCGCGAGGCGTTGGGTACGCGCGAACGTAGCCCCCGTTGGGCGCTCGCCTGGAAATTCGAGCCACGCGAAGAAGTCACCATGGTCGAAGATATCGTGGTACAGGTTGGCCGGACCGGCATTCTGACACCGGTCGCGCTGTTGCAACCGGTGGATGTGGGCGGTGTCACGGTGAGTCGGGCCACCTTGCACAATGAGGATGAGGTGCACCGCAAGGACATCCGCAGGGGCGATCGTGTGCGCGTTATCCGTGCCGGGGATGTGATTCCAGAAGTCAAGGAACGGATCAAGCAACCCGGCAAGAAGCGCGGTAAGCCGTTTCACATGCCCAAACACTGCCCGGTATGCGATGCCAGGGTCGCACGAGAGGGCGCATACTATCTTTGTACAGCGGGACTATCCTGTGCCGCCCAGTTAACCGGCCGAATTCAGCATTACGCAGCCCGAAATGCCATGGACATCAATCATCTTGGGGCGAAGTCTGCTGCAGAGTTGGTCACACACGGCCTGGTGCAGGATCTTGCTGATCTCTACACGCTGGACCTAAAAGGCATAGAACATCTGGAAGGCTTTGCGACTAAATCCGCGAACCAGTTGCAGAATGCCATTCAGGAGCGCAAAGAGCCGCGCCTCGATCGCTTCCTGTTTGCCTTGGGTATACGCCATGTGGGCCGCCACATAGCACGTGTCCTCGCCACCAAATTCCGCACTTTGGACAGACTGGCTAACGCTGAAACGCAGGAAATCGCGCAGATACCCGGTATCGGCGAAGAGATTGCCACATCAGTGGCCAATTTCTTTTCGGACAAAAAGAACCAGAGCGTATTGAACCGACTGAAAAAGGCCGGATTAAAGATCCAGCCCATGCCGAAGCGGAGAGAACATCCCCTGACAGGAAAAACTTTCGTCTTCACCGGGTCATTGGATGGATTTACCCGCGACGAAGCAAAAGAACAGGTAGAGGCCCTCGGTGCCCGGGCAACATCCAGTGTGAGTGACGAAACGGATTTTATCGTGGTCGGCAAAAACCCCGGCAACAAACTGGACGAGGCCGAAAAGCTTGGCGTAAAAAGGATCAATGAAGCAACATTTCAGGAAATACTTGATGAATCGTGA
- a CDS encoding patatin-like phospholipase family protein yields the protein MKKTPLKHPKPHKNSSFAMPDRKLPRRRFLTLLTTFLSSYLLLGSSVRANEKPRPAHEPSGRSDEGKPRVGIALGSGGANGLAHILMLEALDELSIRPYRIAGSSIGAIIGALYAAGMTGREIRGVVEQFIIAPEERLAHELLNEDALRWVEFLEIDLGNGGLLSGEGFISFLYDTLERETFEELEIPLRIATADLWSREQIVLQTGALLPAVKASMALPGVFNPVILDNRVLIDGGTVNPVPYDLLTEDCDLVIGIDVIGERTKPKALMPSYFETIFNAPKVMQHAIMSEKRRHKKPAIYLAPRIVDVRALEFYRANEIFAQASPAKEELKHRLSKLLKV from the coding sequence GTGAAAAAAACGCCTTTAAAACATCCAAAGCCGCACAAGAACAGTAGCTTTGCCATGCCTGACCGCAAATTGCCCAGGCGCCGCTTCCTGACTCTGCTGACGACTTTTCTATCGTCGTACTTGCTCTTGGGATCATCTGTGCGAGCCAACGAAAAGCCACGACCTGCGCATGAACCTTCCGGTCGCTCTGATGAGGGCAAGCCCAGAGTCGGTATCGCACTGGGCAGCGGCGGCGCCAACGGGCTTGCGCACATCCTGATGCTGGAGGCCCTGGACGAGTTATCGATCCGACCATACCGCATCGCCGGTTCAAGTATCGGTGCAATCATCGGTGCACTCTACGCCGCGGGTATGACCGGCAGAGAGATCCGCGGGGTGGTTGAACAGTTCATCATAGCGCCCGAAGAACGCCTGGCCCATGAGCTCCTCAACGAGGACGCCTTGCGCTGGGTCGAGTTTCTCGAAATCGACCTTGGCAATGGCGGTCTGCTCAGTGGCGAAGGTTTTATCTCTTTCCTGTACGACACTCTCGAGCGTGAAACATTCGAGGAACTGGAGATTCCGCTCAGGATCGCCACGGCCGATTTATGGAGCCGGGAACAAATTGTCCTGCAAACAGGTGCACTACTCCCCGCCGTCAAGGCAAGCATGGCACTGCCCGGCGTGTTTAACCCGGTAATACTGGATAACCGAGTGCTTATCGATGGCGGCACGGTCAATCCTGTACCTTACGATTTGTTGACCGAAGACTGCGATCTTGTCATCGGCATTGACGTTATCGGTGAGCGAACGAAACCGAAGGCGCTGATGCCCAGCTATTTTGAAACGATCTTCAATGCGCCCAAAGTCATGCAGCACGCCATCATGAGCGAGAAGCGTCGACACAAGAAACCTGCGATCTATCTCGCCCCGCGTATTGTTGACGTTCGTGCCCTGGAGTTCTACCGCGCCAATGAGATTTTCGCGCAGGCCAGTCCCGCCAAGGAAGAACTGAAGCACCGGTTATCAAAACTGTTAAAAGTCTGA